From the genome of Nocardia sp. NBC_01503, one region includes:
- a CDS encoding SGNH/GDSL hydrolase family protein encodes MTGPGLTALGDSFVEGRGDPAASGGYRGWVPRLGGQLGLRPAAIRNFGTHGATTTDVVRAQLPRTPRSEVYGVVVGVNDLVSAFDPKAFEDNLDALFGELCSGGATVFTADYPDIPARLPVPEKFRGLLRERFDFANTVLARITAEHGALLLDLATRPEWERPEMWTEDGLHPSPLGHRLFAAAAAELISSTTATTVAA; translated from the coding sequence ATGACCGGCCCGGGTTTGACCGCCCTGGGCGACAGTTTCGTGGAGGGGCGCGGCGACCCGGCCGCGTCCGGCGGTTACCGCGGCTGGGTGCCGCGGCTGGGCGGTCAGCTGGGTCTGCGGCCCGCCGCCATCCGCAACTTCGGCACGCACGGGGCCACCACCACCGATGTGGTGCGCGCCCAATTGCCTCGGACACCGCGCTCGGAGGTGTACGGCGTGGTGGTCGGGGTGAACGATCTCGTGAGCGCCTTCGATCCGAAGGCGTTCGAGGACAACCTCGATGCGCTCTTCGGTGAGCTGTGCTCCGGCGGCGCAACGGTTTTCACCGCCGACTACCCGGATATCCCCGCCCGGCTGCCGGTTCCGGAGAAGTTCCGCGGCCTGCTGCGCGAGCGTTTCGACTTCGCCAATACCGTGCTGGCCCGCATTACCGCCGAACACGGTGCGCTACTGCTGGATCTGGCCACCCGCCCCGAATGGGAGCGGCCGGAGATGTGGACCGAGGACGGTCTGCACCCGAGCCCACTGGGCCATCGACTGTTCGCCGCGGCCGCGGCCGAACTGATTTCGTCGACCACCGCCACCACCGTCGCCGCCTGA